A window from Thermoanaerobaculales bacterium encodes these proteins:
- a CDS encoding enoyl-CoA hydratase-related protein: MTFETLKVTTTDGVRWITVNRPDKLNALSMATVAELGRAIEEAAGDDAVVAVVITGAGDKAFVAGADIAELHSLGPVEAKQYALRGQAVFASIERLGKPVVAAVNGYALGGGCELAMACHLRVAASNAVFGQPEVKLGLIPGFAGTQRLPRLVGRGRAIELLTTGRNVTAEEAERIGLVNRVCEPVALTQTVNELLAKVLGNGPTAVAHCLEAALHGLDMSFDDGCLLEATLFGVGAGSAEMKEGTSAFLEKRKPSFRRQ, encoded by the coding sequence ATGACATTCGAGACTCTCAAGGTCACGACCACCGATGGTGTCCGGTGGATCACCGTCAATCGTCCGGACAAGCTGAACGCGCTGTCGATGGCGACGGTCGCCGAGCTCGGCCGCGCGATCGAGGAAGCTGCCGGCGACGACGCCGTAGTCGCGGTGGTGATCACCGGGGCGGGGGACAAGGCGTTCGTGGCCGGCGCGGACATCGCCGAGCTCCACTCGCTCGGTCCGGTCGAGGCGAAGCAGTACGCGCTGCGCGGGCAAGCCGTGTTCGCGAGCATCGAGCGCCTCGGCAAGCCGGTGGTCGCCGCGGTCAACGGCTATGCGCTCGGCGGCGGGTGTGAGCTGGCGATGGCCTGCCACCTTCGGGTCGCCGCCTCGAACGCGGTGTTCGGGCAGCCGGAGGTCAAGCTCGGGCTGATCCCGGGCTTCGCGGGAACGCAGCGCCTGCCCCGGCTGGTCGGCCGCGGCCGTGCCATCGAGCTGCTGACGACCGGGCGCAACGTGACCGCGGAAGAGGCCGAGCGGATCGGCCTGGTCAACCGGGTGTGCGAGCCGGTCGCCCTGACCCAGACCGTCAACGAGCTGCTTGCCAAGGTCCTCGGCAACGGCCCGACGGCGGTCGCGCACTGCCTCGAAGCCGCGCTCCACGGCCTCGACATGTCGTTCGACGACGGATGCCTCCTGGAGGCCACCCTGTTTGGCGTCGGCGCCGGCAGCGCCGAGATGAAAGAGGGCACCTCCGCGTTCCTCGAGAAGCGCAAGCCCAGCTTCCGGCGGCAGTGA
- a CDS encoding chalcone isomerase family protein: MRRWMALGLGLLLGLPAVVGAGELAGVTLPDQVTVAGKTLELNGMGVRKKMVIKVYVAGLYLEQAAAEEAAIVGSSSTKRVVMHFLTNMATKGKMDEAWLEGFKANSPDSYPALAERVATFIGFFGDMKDGDEIVLTVSPGTGTTAALNGEDKGTIAGDDFGDALLKVWLGDHPPSADLKAGLLGK; this comes from the coding sequence ATGCGGCGTTGGATGGCACTCGGCCTGGGGCTGCTGCTCGGCCTGCCGGCGGTGGTGGGGGCGGGCGAGCTCGCCGGCGTGACCCTGCCGGACCAGGTGACAGTGGCAGGCAAGACGCTCGAGCTCAACGGGATGGGCGTCCGCAAGAAGATGGTGATCAAGGTCTACGTGGCAGGGCTCTACCTGGAGCAGGCGGCGGCGGAGGAGGCGGCAATCGTCGGATCGAGCTCGACCAAGCGCGTGGTCATGCACTTCCTGACCAACATGGCGACCAAGGGCAAGATGGACGAGGCATGGCTCGAGGGGTTCAAGGCCAACTCCCCGGACAGCTACCCGGCCCTGGCGGAGCGGGTCGCGACCTTCATCGGCTTCTTCGGGGACATGAAGGACGGGGACGAGATCGTGCTGACGGTGTCACCTGGCACCGGCACGACCGCGGCGCTGAACGGCGAGGACAAGGGGACGATCGCCGGTGACGACTTCGGCGATGCCCTGCTCAAGGTCTGGCTCGGCGATCATCCGCCCTCGGCGGACCTCAAGGCCGGGCTGCTCGGGAAGTAG
- a CDS encoding 3-hydroxyacyl-CoA dehydrogenase/enoyl-CoA hydratase family protein: protein MPRDIRRVAVLGAGVMGSGIAAHLANAGIPVVMLDIVPPKLGDDDLKQGLTTGDARFRNKFALAGLDNIKKAKPALLYSKRFLPLIEVGNFDDDWQRLAECDWIIEVVVERLDIKQRVFARVEEVRKPGSIVSSNTSGLSIVGMTEGRSEDFKKHFLVTHFFNPVRYMRLLELVAGEHTAPEVVEFIADFGRFRLGKGIVYGKDTPNFIGNRIGAYGIAATINTMMEMDYQVDEVDAITGPAIGHPSSASFGTVDLVGLDVLAHVINTLKEGCPDDEARALFDIPAFMKKMIADGALGRKTKDAGGFFRMLKQPDGSKTQLVLDWKTGSYRPKARPSIASLGKAKKDFNVATRLHDLVAAKDRAGGFAWRLTRDTLVYTSKRYGEISDSIVDIDNALKWGYNWELGPFESWDAIGVKASVKRMQAEGVAPAQWVLDMLAAGHKTFYKQTAKGRQVYDPASGSYVREPKPESFIVLADLKRTAKRVIYQTKGASLVDIGDGIACIEFHSALQPKMNPIDDHILDVVKKGIEIGERDFRGLVVHHQGENFSAGANLLMILEGIDANQWALIDQVIREFQGATMGLRRARIPVVTAPFGYTFGGGCEFTMAGDRVCAAAETYIGLVEVGVGLIPAGGGCRFFIERVLEGIDVPILSNLPFIRQVFETIGMAKVATSGEEARDFKFLRPHDVVEVNRDQQLWTAKRMAIGLAEEGYRPPLPKKFHLPGREGIATLEMFLHNMKVSHWISSHDQTVARQLSRVICGGDTTINDPVDEQTILDLEREAFLSLCGEPKTQDRIKYMLVNNKPLRN, encoded by the coding sequence ATGCCGAGAGACATTCGAAGGGTCGCGGTGCTCGGTGCCGGAGTGATGGGATCCGGGATCGCCGCCCATCTCGCCAACGCCGGGATCCCGGTCGTGATGCTCGACATCGTGCCGCCCAAGCTGGGCGACGATGACCTCAAGCAGGGGCTGACGACGGGGGACGCCCGCTTCCGCAACAAGTTCGCGCTGGCGGGGCTCGACAACATCAAGAAGGCCAAGCCCGCCCTGCTCTACTCGAAGCGATTCCTGCCGCTGATCGAGGTCGGGAACTTCGACGATGACTGGCAGCGCCTCGCAGAGTGTGACTGGATCATCGAGGTCGTCGTCGAGCGGCTCGACATCAAGCAGCGGGTGTTCGCGCGCGTCGAAGAGGTCCGCAAGCCCGGCTCGATCGTCTCCTCGAACACCTCGGGGCTGTCGATCGTCGGCATGACCGAGGGGCGGTCGGAAGACTTCAAGAAGCACTTCCTCGTCACCCACTTCTTCAACCCGGTGCGCTACATGCGCCTGCTCGAGCTGGTGGCCGGCGAGCACACCGCGCCCGAGGTCGTCGAGTTCATCGCCGACTTCGGCCGCTTCCGGCTCGGCAAGGGGATCGTCTACGGCAAGGACACGCCCAACTTCATCGGCAACCGCATCGGCGCCTATGGCATCGCCGCGACCATCAACACGATGATGGAGATGGACTACCAGGTTGACGAGGTCGACGCCATCACCGGCCCCGCGATCGGCCATCCCTCGAGCGCCTCGTTCGGCACCGTCGACCTGGTCGGGCTGGATGTGCTCGCGCACGTCATCAACACCCTCAAGGAGGGGTGCCCCGACGACGAGGCCCGGGCGCTGTTCGACATCCCCGCCTTCATGAAGAAGATGATCGCCGACGGTGCGCTCGGCCGGAAGACCAAGGACGCCGGCGGCTTCTTCAGGATGCTCAAGCAGCCGGACGGCAGCAAGACCCAGCTCGTGCTTGACTGGAAGACGGGGAGCTACCGGCCCAAGGCGCGGCCGAGCATCGCATCGCTCGGCAAGGCCAAGAAGGACTTCAACGTCGCGACCCGGCTGCACGACCTGGTCGCGGCCAAGGACCGGGCCGGCGGCTTCGCGTGGCGGCTGACCCGCGATACCCTCGTCTACACCTCGAAGCGCTACGGCGAGATCTCGGACAGCATCGTCGACATCGACAACGCGCTGAAGTGGGGATACAACTGGGAGCTCGGCCCCTTCGAGTCGTGGGACGCGATCGGCGTCAAGGCGTCCGTCAAGCGGATGCAGGCCGAGGGCGTCGCTCCGGCGCAGTGGGTTCTCGACATGCTGGCCGCCGGCCACAAGACCTTCTACAAGCAGACGGCAAAAGGCCGCCAGGTCTACGATCCGGCAAGCGGCAGCTACGTGCGCGAACCGAAGCCGGAGAGCTTCATCGTCCTGGCCGACCTGAAGCGGACCGCGAAACGGGTCATCTACCAGACCAAGGGCGCCTCTCTGGTCGACATCGGCGACGGCATCGCCTGCATCGAGTTCCACTCGGCGCTGCAGCCCAAGATGAACCCGATCGACGACCACATCCTCGACGTCGTCAAGAAGGGCATCGAGATCGGCGAGCGGGACTTCCGCGGCCTGGTGGTCCACCACCAGGGCGAGAACTTCTCGGCTGGCGCCAACCTGCTGATGATCCTCGAGGGCATCGACGCCAACCAGTGGGCGCTGATCGACCAGGTGATCCGCGAGTTCCAGGGGGCGACGATGGGCCTGCGGCGCGCCCGGATCCCGGTCGTGACCGCGCCTTTCGGCTACACCTTCGGCGGTGGCTGCGAGTTCACCATGGCCGGCGATCGGGTGTGCGCGGCCGCCGAGACCTACATCGGGCTGGTCGAGGTCGGCGTCGGCCTGATCCCGGCCGGCGGCGGCTGCCGGTTCTTCATCGAGCGCGTGCTCGAGGGCATCGACGTGCCCATCCTGTCGAACCTGCCGTTCATCCGGCAGGTGTTCGAGACCATCGGCATGGCCAAGGTCGCGACGTCCGGCGAGGAGGCGCGCGACTTCAAGTTCCTGCGGCCGCACGACGTGGTCGAGGTCAACCGCGATCAGCAGCTGTGGACTGCCAAGCGGATGGCGATCGGGTTGGCCGAGGAGGGCTACCGGCCGCCGCTGCCGAAGAAGTTCCACCTGCCCGGCCGCGAAGGCATCGCCACCCTCGAGATGTTCCTCCACAACATGAAGGTCAGCCACTGGATCTCGTCGCACGACCAGACCGTGGCCAGGCAGCTGAGCAGGGTCATCTGCGGCGGCGACACGACCATCAACGATCCGGTCGACGAGCAGACCATCCTCGACCTCGAGCGCGAGGCCTTCCTGTCGCTGTGCGGCGAGCCCAAGACACAGGACCGGATCAAGTACATGCTCGTCAACAACAAGCCGCTGCGGAACTAG
- a CDS encoding thiolase family protein, translating to MREAVIVSVARTPIGRAKKGSLKDTRPEGFASAALKELVRRTPGLEPEMVDDVIFGCAMPEAEQGMNVARVITLAAGFPAEVPAMTLNRFCSSGSQSIALAADTVKAGSNDLVIAGGVESMSLVEMGGNKLIAFPDLVESNINAYMGMGVTAEVVARRFGITREMQDEYAYHSHRKAAAAIASGKFVDEIVPLDVRVRDNGQWRDLRFDTDEGPRADTTIESLAKLKPVFDPKGTVTAGNASQINDGAAAVVVMSLERARELGLEPIAFIRQWAVAGVEPDVMGIGPAKAVPKLLAKAGLKLADIDLVEINEAFACQSVYCVRELGLDPEKTNVNGGAIATGHPLGATGAVLTVKILGELARRKAKRGIVTMCIGGGMGFAYLLEMP from the coding sequence ATGCGTGAAGCCGTCATCGTGTCAGTTGCCCGGACCCCGATCGGGCGCGCCAAGAAGGGCAGCCTCAAAGACACCCGGCCCGAGGGCTTCGCCTCGGCCGCGCTGAAGGAGCTGGTGCGGCGCACCCCCGGCCTCGAGCCCGAGATGGTCGACGACGTCATCTTCGGTTGCGCGATGCCCGAGGCCGAGCAGGGCATGAACGTCGCGCGCGTGATCACTCTGGCGGCCGGCTTCCCGGCCGAGGTCCCGGCGATGACCCTCAACCGGTTCTGCTCGTCGGGCTCGCAGTCGATCGCGCTTGCCGCCGACACGGTCAAGGCCGGCAGCAACGACCTGGTGATCGCCGGCGGCGTCGAGTCGATGTCATTGGTCGAGATGGGCGGCAACAAGCTGATCGCCTTCCCCGACCTCGTCGAGAGCAACATCAACGCCTACATGGGGATGGGAGTCACCGCCGAGGTCGTCGCGCGGCGGTTCGGGATCACCCGCGAGATGCAGGACGAGTACGCGTACCACTCCCACCGCAAGGCGGCGGCGGCGATCGCCTCCGGCAAGTTCGTCGACGAGATCGTCCCGCTCGACGTCCGCGTCCGCGACAACGGACAGTGGCGGGACCTCCGTTTCGACACCGACGAGGGACCCCGGGCCGACACCACCATCGAAAGCCTGGCCAAGCTGAAGCCGGTGTTCGACCCCAAGGGCACGGTCACGGCCGGCAACGCTTCCCAGATCAACGACGGGGCGGCGGCGGTCGTGGTGATGAGCCTGGAGCGCGCCCGTGAGCTCGGCCTCGAGCCGATTGCCTTCATCCGCCAGTGGGCGGTCGCCGGCGTCGAGCCCGACGTGATGGGGATCGGTCCCGCCAAGGCGGTCCCCAAGCTGCTCGCCAAGGCCGGCCTCAAGCTCGCGGACATCGACCTCGTCGAGATCAACGAGGCGTTCGCCTGCCAGTCGGTCTACTGCGTGCGCGAGCTCGGGCTCGATCCCGAGAAGACGAACGTCAACGGCGGCGCGATCGCGACTGGCCACCCGCTCGGAGCGACCGGCGCCGTGCTGACCGTCAAGATCCTCGGCGAGCTCGCCCGCCGCAAGGCGAAGCGCGGGATCGTGACCATGTGCATCGGCGGCGGGATGGGGTTCGCGTACCTGCTCGAGATGCCCTAG